Within the Megalops cyprinoides isolate fMegCyp1 chromosome 10, fMegCyp1.pri, whole genome shotgun sequence genome, the region TTAGACTTATTTAGACTTATTTAGATTTAGGCCAGATCACTGCAGGCTCATAAATACAGTGGCAGGCAGTCACAGAGATGATTATCTGCAGGCAGCTTGTCATGTCTGTGGTTTTTTGTAATCTACAGTGTAGGCCAAACACGTGTTACTCCTCATCTCACAGatagcaaaaaaagaaaaaaaaactgcaaacgCTAGAAATCTCATACGCTCATACATTAATAAGTCAGGCTCAGGCTTTGGGTGGGACACTGCCGCTCTGTGCGCATTAACTGCGACAGTGGACACAAAACAGCGTCTGGGTTATGTAGGCAACGCTGAATCACTCTGGTAAAGGTGTCAactagatcagcgtttccccaccctgctcctgaaggcacaccgtcctgcatatcttctatctatccctgctctacctacctgactgaactcatcagtggcacttttgattagctgagcacacctgatttagtcaagcaggaaggatacatagaagatatgcaggacagtgtgcctccaggagcagggttgggaaacacggaaCTAGATAACTGGGATAGTGGAAGGACCATTAAGCAAGTCCTTTTTTagatgtatatttaaaaatattttgtgttaatGCCAAAGGAGGGTATAAGTGGCCAGGAGGCTTAAGTAAGTCATTAATGAACTGTGCTCTCAAAGTGGAGAGGCCAGCAGTTCAAGAAAGACCATGCATGCAGAGGTTATAGCTCAGACTGGGTGGCCATCAAGGTCTGTAAAACATTACTGTACCTTGCTGCAAATCATTTATGGCCTTATTATTGTGATAAATTATGTATCTGATGCATTACTTCATAAAGGCAATGGCATGTGCTATATGCATAACATAAGAAATATAATTCTTAATGTAATAACATTGAGCACATTGCTATGTATCAggggaatgaactgaaatactGTCAGTTAAAGGGAAATCATATgtcttgtctgtatttttgtgatCAGTCTGAACTGTGTTATGTCAATTGAGTCTTTGCCATAAGGAATTGTTGACAGAGATTTAAGCAGAGATACTGCAAGAGAACGCAGTACTTTGTCTTGAAATGAACTTTCTAGAGAAAATACATCACTTTCTCTTCACGATAAGATGTTCTTTGCTGTAAACGTCTTTACAATCTACTGAAGTAACACAACTTTTCGTGTGTAGTAACCCTCTCATTACACGTGAATTGTGTTGCAGCGTCCATTAGTTACTGCCTGCGTACTAGGAACAAAACTTTCTCTCAGTGCCTATGCGCTGTTGTGTCTCGGAATcatgtatacagtacagtaattcTGCACTTTTTCTCAGCGCAGACTCTGTATGAccctctcaatctctctctccctctctccccccccccagtgtaCTTCTTCTCTTGAGCTGACCCCTGTGTGGAAGGACACAGACGCCAGAATGACAATGAGAGGGGAGAAAACACCCTCAAATTCTTTCCCCCCCTTGttcttcccttcctccctctctccacactgaaGTCTTCCATCCAACCATCTTGCACTTAAACATGACGGTAGTGTATAGACGTTGAtatctctctgctctttcccctccctcgccctttttctttctcacttgCTCTTTCGCTCTTTGTCTTGGTGCatctccagctctctccctgtctctgcttctaATTCATTATTGAAAGGTCTGGCAGACACACACCAGAGTTGAGCGACAGAGGGAGaattgagagaaagagggaaggagatgaGAGAACATtgacaaggagagaggggaaaggtaggcacagagtgaaagaaaagaaagagagaaagagtgcacTGGGAAATACAGCAGGTGATatggattacattttttttaacctaatTATGCCAAAGCGTGTTAATTTTACCTTTTGGAAGCTTCCTGCATTTGTAAATTGATACTGACATACCTAATAACCTTCCAGAGTCTCCCACTCCTACTACCACTACtgttattactactactactaatacaaACCCGTAATTATGATAATGGTAatgattattttgtgtttgtgtacttgTGGATCAAATCATCGTAGCTATGAGCTTTTCCCGATTCCATTTTCTTTGGCTTTTCTGgtgttcctgtctttttttcctcaccattctctgtgtctcactctgaAACGCTAAGACAAACAGAGGTAGAgacaagagacagacagaaaacaatgaTGGTGAACCCAGTCaagatgtttaaatttgttgtttCAACTTTTGGTATGTGTCTATACTTGTGCCAGTGTCAGATGGTAAGACAGCGACGCGGgctgaaatgtatttatgaagttagacggacagacagactgagaaagacacacagatcTTCTCTCCATATGTTCATCAGtccattttttcatgtatgaaCAGAACAAGGCCTAATATATGGTTAATCACTCTGACTATGACACACCTATAGACTGCCTAGAAACAATGTGTAATGTGTCAAAAGATAATATGGGTAGTTCTGTAAATACTGATTTATTTGTTAACAATTTAGGGAGTTGCCAATCCAGACCTGGTTAGTTGTGTTCACATAGCCAGATGGTAAAACGGGTGCTGTCTCCAGTGATGATACCTGGCTGCCACTCTCAGTCAAACAGAAAAGGTTGGAGTGGGCGTCACCACATATCCAAACACATATTGTGTACTGTGGGTCACTGGGGTACTGTCTGTGCCTGTGATGGCTTGCATGGCGTATTGGTGCCCCTAAATTACTATATGTTCCCCATCAGTCAATACCATTTTTCTCCTGATGAACATGCAAAGAAGAACCTTGTGTCGCTTTAATATGAAAGCTCCTTTGCCATGAAGCCAAAACAGCACCAAATGCTCTATTTTGTTACGTTAGTCATAtgcctgaggggaaaaaagaaaaatgattgcTGGAATCTTATATTGAAGAaagaaacaacaataaaaaatatcatcacaaaatatttaacttCTGCCAAAATATTGATCCtgaaaattgatttattttccattttttctgttattcgGTATAATTAAATGTTTCTCTCAAAGGTTTAATAAAGAGATGctgtaaaaatctgaaaatatctctatgtaaattgtatttatgaatgaaaataaaggtGGTAACTCAAGCGTAATtgaaacaagcaaaaatgaGAGAGATGCTACTGAATTATGTGATTGTCATTTAAAAGCATGCCTTTTGCCTACCACTTTTGCTGATGCCAATAAAGAAACCATCAACATATTGTGTCTTATGTCATTAGTGGTCATTAATTTGAGTATGTGTAATGTGGCATACAATCAAACATTGACTATACATTGACTTAGGGTATATTTTTCAAATGCGTGTGCAGACAGCACTCGCAAATATACTATGAAACCAAAGTAGGTATTTGGTACACAAGTATTGAATGAAACAACCAACCACATGTTCGAagtaattttctttatttttaaataccaaGTTCCATTGCATAGCTGCAGTTCAGTGACCAAATCAAAGAgacctgaaaaaagaaaagtacaaCCAGTTTATTTCCTATCTCTCAAATTCAGATGCTAACAAGAGGGTTAGCATCCCCCCCTCAAATCGGCTACTGGTGTTCACAGCTGACCAGAAAATAAAGCCATATCTGacatttaaaactaaatttaaacGTAAGATTGTCTTccatttattctatttattccAGCAgagtaaggaacagggcttttaactgaaaggttgcccaTTCAATTCACTGCTGGGACATTGCCgttgtaccctagggcaaggtactttacccacaattgtctcagtaaatacccagctgtgtaaatggataacatgtaaaaactgtaacccatgtaagtctCTTTGGAAGCTCTTTGGTaacactctggataagagcatctgctaaatgacaataatgtaatgtgataatgtACTTTCATCTTTCACCTCATCTTTAATACTATTATTGGAGATACTTCACTGtgtaattctgttttctgtcagacTATGAACACACAGAATGTAGACCCTCACACATGGTATCAGGCAGGCCCTAGCAAAGACACTAATACAGACAGCAACTTACTTGCCTATCTCAGCACGAAGTAGAGAAACAACAGCGTTGCCGCCAACAGACCCACCATCATCAAGTAGGATGTCTCTGCTGAATTCACACAAAACAGacttttcacaaaacaaaccatTCTCTTTCTACTCTAAATCCTTACACATCCTTTCAAAGATGGGAAAAGTAATGGTTGTGACACTGAAGACACGCAGTTATATGTCAAAATACAATTAGATATAGATGTGTATGCAGTGCAGCACACATACCGTCAAACACATGACCATGTACAGTTCAAGATAATAATTAGATGATACAATCTGATTCTGTACAGATTATTCAATAGCCTTGTTTTGCAATTATTTCCatccatattattattagtattattatcattatttgtatttatcacAGGTATAAAGTAATACTTTGGCATGACTATAACACAtcatacatttgcattaatAAAGTGCTATCTTATCTTAGTGATACCTGTGTAAAGCCCCAAACCTGTGAACTACGTGAGCATCTGACTGCATGAAACGTACCTGGCTCAGGCTCTGACACCGTCAAGCTGAGAGAGACTGGCGTTTCCAAGGAGCTATGCGAGACGAGGCAAGTGACCGTCGTCCCAGGGGGCAACGCGAAGGGGTGAAGGGTAAGGtgggaggacagggagagggtcCCGTCGCCGTACTGCCGGTGGCTGGAGAGCGAGACGttttgggagagagagacaggctccGTGGCAGTCGGGAGGAGATACTGCCACTCCACCTAGGGGCCACAGGAGAGGCGATGCCCCAGTCAGTATGAGTCACATATTATAAAGACACATCAGTATTACATCAAGGGAGAGAGATAATACTATGTGGCAATGTcataaacaaagacagagagacagagacagtctTTCTTGACAGAGCACACCAACAGTAGGCAtgtacagtactagtcaaaagtttggacacaacttttattcgTTGTTTTTACTagtttccacattttagagtaGGGACATCAAAACTATGGAATAACACAATTTGAAAAccaaaagtgttaaacaaattcCTGATAACTatcttgtattttagattcttcaaagtaggcaAACTTTTTTTGGAactaaattcatacataggcatcaatttcactattttttatttgtctaatgaacaaatttcaagcatttaagcatatgtctttaaataaaaatgtctttgaatgcatgtttcccattatcttaatcaggtgtgcccaaacttttgtCTGGCATTGTATATGTagttaaattatatttgttgtGAAAGTGGGCTGAGGGGATATCAGCATCTATCTAATCTATAACCACTTGCAGGCATAATCCATGACTCTTAGGAACGTGAGGTGACCTTTGTCATCAGTCTACTCTATTGCATCAGGCAAAAGATAAATACGGCCCTTGTCCACCCTTATAAGTCTAATGATGGAGACCTTTCTGTTCAGATCACAGGCATGGTTTGAGACAGTATGGTGGTGTACAGTTAAGCAAGGGGTCTAAACAGCTGTGTAAGAAAAGGTTCCAGGTTGGGTCACTGCCACtttacctttgagcaaggtatttcACCTGGATTGCTTCAGGTAAATAATCTGCTGTATAAATCAATTACAACTTaaaatgttagctgtgtaagTCACCTGCAGTAACAATGTCCGTAAATAATACTGGATGTTATTGTACAGATATTCTTTTTGGCaacattttgcaatttttttcttcctttctggATTCACATGCTTATTAAAGTTGCTGAAACCTGCCCCCTGCACCATATCTGACAAACTCTGAGATACAGACCTCTACATCCAGTGGGTAGTACCGCTCACAGTGACAGCTCACTTTCTGGGGCAACCCATCCCGAAATATCACTGTGTCCACGGAGAGAGACACACGGGGGGGCTCTGAGTGAAACACGGAGAGAGGGAGTAAGCACATTTTAAGGAAGCACGGCTCCTTAACTaagacttacacacacacacagacacacacacacacaaatgaacacaagcacactcacacacatatacacatgcacacaagcacacatacacatatgcacacatgcacgcaagcacacacacacatgtacacaaacacacacacacacacacacacacacacacacactcacatacagacaaacaaatcATAACATTTGCCTGCTTAACCGAGAAAATGGCAGATAAACTAGCAGTGTATGCCTGCCACAGTTAAAGGCATGAGCAGGTAAAGTAAAGAGGGTTTTCTATTGTACtatgacaaaaatatgaatttagtGTATTTGACTCCATGTGCATATAGAATTACATTTTACAGGATAAAGATGAAAAgattttgtacaaaatattcCATGCTAATAGTGTTTCATACTAATCTGATTCCTTGTTTAGAAATTGTGTGTAAATCTAGCCTTGCCTGTTTGAGCAAGTCATCTTTGACTGAAAGGATTTGTGAGCATCATGCCATTTGCCCggcttttattcatttttggaaATACAGCAAATATAAAGCTTTTTGACATGGTTCTTGCTGTCTGTGATCAAAGAATTACAGCATATGCACAAAAAGCTACTTTTTTCCAGTAGGGTTCTGAATATCTCCATTCATGGTAACAAAAAACTGTGCCTACTCACTCCTGCTTGTAAGCACATAGCAGACACagtaaaatatatgattttttatttttggccaaAGATTCTTTAACTTGTCCTGCcagtaaattgcattttgaatcTGTATCTGAATTTgagacaaagtaaaaaaaaaaaagtagaattGGAAAACAAACGGACAAATCCACAACTTGAAAAATGACCgggacagagcagagaaggCAGTGTACAGACAGCGCAATAACTCACCAAACTACACCAAAACGACCAGACACAGGAGCAGTTTCTTTCCTCATGCAATCACCCTCATAAATAGCTGTGCAGTATCATCTGCTATGCCATTATTGTTGCTTGAACCACCACGCTTGCACttaatcttttaattttttgtcttttacattATCTGTATATtgcttgtatattgtgtattttgtctCTAAATAAGATGTACATTGTCTCTGTATATTGTCTGTGTATATTCTGCATACTGTCTGTACTGCTGAGAGACACCAACGGCCGGAaccaaattccttgtgtgtgctaacatacttggccaataaatctgattctgattctgaactCACGAGTGATGTGAAGCTGTACAATCTGCTGTGCCTGGAACAGCCCAGCGCTCACAGTGCAGATGTACGTGCCCTCGTCAACCACCTTCAGCTTCTGCAAAGACAGGGACATGTTCCCCTCCTCCAGCGCAAGGCCCGGGTCCACGCTcgacccctccctctccacgtGGActtacagaggaaaaacacgAGGTGAACCCAGTTGTACTGACATATAGATAATCATTATGCTAAATGTACGGCTAaagtcaaaaacacacaaagctgaGTAGGAACGGGACAGACTGTAGAGTGTCACTGCAACAAAAAGTCAACCACTTCATTGGTTGTTCCTAACTCTTGAAACTATGTGACATTTGGTGGGAGTATTTGACATCTAAGAAAAGTGTGTATCAAAAAGAATCTCAGAGGAATTAGGTTGCGTTCTGGTTACCTGTTGTGGATCGGCCTTTTCATTGCTATTACACTCACCTGTTGGCGCCTCTTCCGTCTCCACAGCCCTCATCTCCAGAATTCTCCGCCCGCTCCCTCGGTGTTGCAAGCGCCACTCGAGCCCCACCTCACGCAATGGGAACGGGTCCTGCTGTTTGAAGCCACAGTCCAAGAGGGCATCGCCCCCTAGAGGAACTGCCAGGGACTGCAAGCGAGAGAACACCACGAACACCACTGACAGACAAAGAGGGAAAAGCTATAAGTTATggaaaacactgacattaaaaacaatacaagtattctaaaaaaagaaaataaaatccttcTCACCCTCTGTTAGAAGGgttcctgattggctgagaggaagTTTCAGCTTGCTTTGCAGTAGAGGCGGGGCTACAGACTCCTCCCCCTTATCAGTAACAGGTAGGGTCTGTAGGACCAAAGTTAGGCTGATCCCACCCCCTTCAAGCTGCACAGAACCAATGAAATAGGCTGGTTCTGAACCCTCTTCAGATCCTCGGGGCAAGTAGCTGCTAATTTCACAGGTCACTTCCTGCTCGTTGCAGTCAGCGTGAAGCAGTGAATCAGCTTCTGGGATTTCAGGCGATGTCACTAGGTGGGGAAAGCAGGAAAAATGTGGGACTATTTTTTTTATCGCTTCCCTTCCTGCTGAGATGGTAACAACAGGAGTGCTGACAGATACAGTGGAAGGTGCAGTGCAGTAAAGTCCAACACGCTGCAGCGGACACATACTTCAAACACACCAGCCTGCTAATGTCAAAACTTACAACCACATGCTGTAATGCAACACCATGAATCATGCtcccacagcacagctccagTTAACATGCTTTTACCTTGCCTCTGGTCTGAGCATTACATGAcattgcgttacattacatgcttttagcagacactcccatccagagcaacttccagcacaatagaacagaagtgcatctgtTCAAGTTAAATAGGCAACAAACAGCAtcacaccaggctaacaacactcccaaacacTCCCAAACccgtagcatagtggtaaggagaaggacttgtgaccaaaaggttgctggccCCACTggagcattgctgctgtaccctttggcaaggtacttaaccctgaattgcctcagtaaaatgtccagctgtataaatggataacattgtaagtcgctctggacaagagcgtctgctaaatgccaataatgtaatgtaataatgtaaaccAGTGagttcaagccctaccacaagttaactttcGCAATCTGgctaggcaacggaagccaagtacactacgacacatcagtcactagaacacagaatccaaaacacatcacaatactacacgaAAAACAGACACCAAATACGGCACTGTAGTTTCCCACACCCAGACTGGAGCAAGCTACGTGTCTGTGCAGCGGAGGTGGTTCTGCAACAAGTCTAAAACGGTGGTCCCCGGCATCCAATCAGCCTACCAACAGATACAATAAACTCAGTGAGCTCATGCCCCCTTCTTTCTGTCACAGACACTCAGCTACTCACTCATGCCACTGCACCACTATAGTCACAACGATATATAAAATCTGTAACACTGACCTTTAGCTTCAAATATGATATCATCTGGGTCGGGAGTAGATGGGGGGTTGTAGGGAGTCAAGGTTTCTGGTGAGAGGTCAGGGGACACAGCCAGGTCTCTCAGTACCAGTGTTGCTGGGGTGCGGGAGAAGAGAGCACCCCCGGCCCTCATTGCCCCtaaaccccctccctcctccactaGGGAGCAGGATATCACCACGTCTGCGCCAAACCCTGCTGAATGAACACGGGAAAGAAGGCTGCCCGTTAGCGCAACACCTCAACCGTTTCATTTACAGAGCAAGAGAGCGGCAGAGaaaagtgccccccccccccccccccccccctactggCGTACGGTAGAATTATTATACCTTAATTACACTGCGAACACTGTGACAGTAGGAAAACGTTAACAGGATCCTGAAGCACGAGTAATTGTGTATTCTGTACGGACTGTAACAAAACAGAACCCATAGGAATCTATTTATGAAACACAATTATTCTACGGTTATACTGAAAGCAGTCTTACCAGCCACAGACGCTGTCAAATAACCAACAATGAGGAATCCCGTGCCGAAAAGCATCATTAAGCATCGATATGTTTAATTATCATAAATCGTTCTCCCTGAATGCATTGTAGATTCAAAGACACTGGAATTCTTACACAAGTGTTAGCACTATTTTCTCCTGAAACGTATTTTTAGTCAATAACAGTCAAATTATCGACAACGACAGCATCATTCAATGCAAAACCAGTTTCGGTTTTGCTTTAGAATGGTAAAATAAATCGCACTACATAAGTGTCTTCTGTGATATGCTCAAGTGATCATACGGATGAACACAAATGTAATCCAATTTCAGTCGCATCGACGACATTAATAAAAAATCGCGGTTATATCTCTGTCGTTCACATTGGTATCAAGTACAGGTGTATGTTAAACTCAACCAAAGTGAAAGTAGTCCTTTACTTCCCACTGACAAACTGAACTGACCAATCAAAACGAACCTCTGCGTTACACACACGTTGCTACGAAGGCCAGTACCAATCGTATGTTTCTGCCTAACTTCCGCAAAAGTCTTCTCAAGCTTTCCTTTAGGGCAGGCACTGAGCGGTCAGGATGTGTTGACTGAAGATAATTTTATTGAAGCCACATACCAGCAAAACAGCGACTGCTTTGAACCGATGCTTGCGAATCAGCATTTCTCTTTAAATCGTTTGTGCCAGCAGCAAAATATATGGTTCTGTCAAAGGGCAGATGTGGTACTTTtactgaaaagaaattaaaataacacactGTTGAATATCATTTAATAATGTCTTTAAGATAACCTCCTGATAGATTGCGCTGGAAAAAGCACAcgaaatatatttgttttcttgaaagTAAATGATGTGATGACATTTAAGTTTTAGGGGACAGTGTGGCGCTATATGTGCAATAGATGTGTTGAAAACAAGTCACGCTAATTATACAGCGTTTACCTTATAAGGTAAGAATCGAGTGTCGGTGTGAGTTATTGTTCTTGTTGGAATTAGCCAATTTGTAGCTCGGGTTTTTACCAGATGGTGGTGATGTTTACCCAGTCTTTCACACTGATCGTGCCAAGACTGGTTTTCCGCCAGATGGCGCAGTGCCTTACACCGATAGACGTACACAACCCCCAATGTACGTCATGTGGTGGAGACCCTACGTGATCTGTAAAAGTTCCATTCAGCTCAATGGTACCCAAGCCAGTAAATGGAAGAGAGGCAGGAAACTGTAACCCTAACCGGTTGTAAAACGACGCTAAGACCACAggaatcaagaaaaaaaaagtcttgtcACAGGTGTTACAGTAAAATCACACTGTTCTTGGTGGAACACTGACTCAGAACAGACCACACCTCCACAAGCTGGGAGGTGGGTATGAAACAATTAATGAAAAGCCAAACGTGTCACATCTTACTGCAGTGTCCATATTAAGAAGTTGGAACCTGGTGGAGCAGTGGTAACCCTGCCAGGAAGAGGACACAGGTGTACAACGAAGGGGCAGAAACAAACTTCAACCAAAGGTAAATCCAAAGGATTGGAGTTCTCCAGATCAACAGTTGGAGAGctccaaaacaaactggctttttcagaataataataaaaaaaaatgtaggaaaaTATTATTCAAAGTCACTTGCATGAATGAATTCATGGCCAGGTTGCAAGGGAAAAGCTTAAACACACTGTTACAGTTAGTGAAGAGGAGTATTCCTATTTTTGAGATTCTCACAATGATGGTAATTATAAGGCCACAAAAGGTGGTACAAAAAGATAATACACACAGGATACATTATAtggaaaatataatataaaaatataaatataaaaatatatgtaaataacaGCAACCCTGAAAATAATCTTCTCTCTAGGATTTTACTGGTGAcattatatttcaaaaatgCTTTCTTGGCACAGCAAATACATTGCTGTTACAAGCAGTTACTGTAATGATTACAATTACAAAGTATGAAGCAGTTTTCTTTATCCAATCTAAATATTCTTCCACTCAAGTATAAGCTCCATAGGTAGCCTGAACCCCACAGTCGATTCCCCAGCTAACAATCCCAGCTGCCCAGTACTAGTCATTCTCTCGTAAGGCAAAAGCTCCTTCACTGTCTCCACCACAGGTATCCCTGCCCCCCTCAGGGAACCCAGCACAgaatgtgctgtcagtcaaacTGGGAACATCACTGCGGTACTGTCTTTGACTGTCGGTGGACGTGCCACACAGGGCGTGATCCACCAGGGGGAGTCTCAAGTACTTGGCCATGTTGGAGACAGATTCCTACTCTGCCAGGCCAAAGCCTGACATGAaactgtgggagagagaaaaaaatgcaaataattccAGGATaatacataatgcatttcatgGTAAAGAGAACATAATGTGGTTCATGGAAAATGGAGCAATGTCATAGGCAATGCTAAGTGGTTCAAAATGTATGAGTTTTTGAACATCAATGTGTCTCACCTATGCCttgcagaggagagggggagagagagagagagagagagagagagagagagagatcagagcaGCATTGTTGTACTTACCAGATACTGTCTTCATCCACTTTTATTCTCTCTTTATGTCAAAGTGAGTTGTGGTGTGGACATATCAGGCTCAATTCTCAGTACAGTTACCAGCCCAGATCAACGTGACTCATATGCAAATGAccaaatgagagagagattatgaatggttgtttttcaaatgttacATATAGATTATTACATACAGATTCTACTGTGTCTGCAGCTAGTCCAGTCCCTCCTGTGTTTTGTCGATGTGACACCTATCTTTCGGTCTATTTTGCTCATCAGTGTCAGTTTCCCTCATTTCTCAACTCTTGAGAACTATTTTATTCCCAGCCCTCAACCCAGAAATTAAGACAGTCCAAGACCCTCTGAAATTCCATTAAGGAGGCAGTGGGACGGCATTGCATGCACACCTAGTGACTGAAAGGTATGATAAGCAGGGATTGAGAGTGCAAGGGCAACAGCATACTTTGTGTGTACACTTAAACAAAAACACCTGTGTACCTCTTCTCTAGTACAggcactgtgtgaacacatcaGGAATAGTCACAGTGGTGACTGTAATACAACCAGAAATACCAGACTAACCAGATTATGGGATACATCCAGCCCATGTTTTTCATCATaagaaagaaatataatatCATTGCTACCTCATTTGCTGTGAATGACAATGCCAGTCAGACTCAGCTAAGCTTCTTACTGTTTTGTGTAGCTTAGTGGTGTATTAGGGAGCGATGAGGTAGTCAAGTTTTAAAAGTGTAAAGGTcaccacacaaaaacagagctaTTTTATTGGCTGATGATTCTGGCTCATTGCAGGGAGACAGGAGTGAGTAAGAGAATCCAAGCCAAAGgcaacatttctgttgtttgttcatACAGGGACAAACTCCACTGTCTTTTgctctccccactctctctctttgtgcGTATGTGCATTCATAtcatgtttatatgtttatatgtatatcgcgtgccaagaaccggacattctctaggaaacattttgtaattactctgttatttactactgtctatcaaaactcacatgtcttaaagtacattgtacaatttcaagtattctatgtaattctatctgcccagtaccagccagaagcagatgggctccccctctgagtcAGGTTCTGCttaaggtttcttcctgtaaattagggtgtttttccactgttgccttaggcttgctctcagggggtctcaggcctgggatcaatgtaaagctgctttgtgacaacttgtgttgaaaaaagcactatacaaataaaattgaattgaattgaattgaattgaatatgtACTGAGCTTGCCGTTTATGTGGGTATGCATttttatcttacattttatagGTCAAGTTATATTGTGTATCTCTTTTCTGGACCATGTATGCCTAAACAGAAGAACGTATAAAAAGGACACATT harbors:
- the tapbpl gene encoding tapasin-related protein isoform X2, whose amino-acid sequence is MMLFGTGFLIVGYLTASVAGFGADVVISCSLVEEGGGLGAMRAGGALFSRTPATLVLRDLAVSPDLSPETLTPYNPPSTPDPDDIIFEAKVTSPEIPEADSLLHADCNEQEVTCEISSYLPRGSEEGSEPAYFIGSVQLEGGGISLTLVLQTLPVTDKGEESVAPPLLQSKLKLPLSQSGTLLTEVVFVVFSRLQSLAVPLGGDALLDCGFKQQDPFPLREVGLEWRLQHRGSGRRILEMRAVETEEAPTVHVEREGSSVDPGLALEEGNMSLSLQKLKVVDEGTYICTVSAGLFQAQQIVQLHITQPPRVSLSVDTVIFRDGLPQKVSCHCERYYPLDVEVEWQYLLPTATEPVSLSQNVSLSSHRQYGDGTLSLSSHLTLHPFALPPGTTVTCLVSHSSLETPVSLSLTVSEPEPAETSYLMMVGLLAATLLFLYFVLR
- the tapbpl gene encoding tapasin-related protein isoform X1, producing MMLFGTGFLIVGYLTASVAAGFGADVVISCSLVEEGGGLGAMRAGGALFSRTPATLVLRDLAVSPDLSPETLTPYNPPSTPDPDDIIFEAKVTSPEIPEADSLLHADCNEQEVTCEISSYLPRGSEEGSEPAYFIGSVQLEGGGISLTLVLQTLPVTDKGEESVAPPLLQSKLKLPLSQSGTLLTEVVFVVFSRLQSLAVPLGGDALLDCGFKQQDPFPLREVGLEWRLQHRGSGRRILEMRAVETEEAPTVHVEREGSSVDPGLALEEGNMSLSLQKLKVVDEGTYICTVSAGLFQAQQIVQLHITQPPRVSLSVDTVIFRDGLPQKVSCHCERYYPLDVEVEWQYLLPTATEPVSLSQNVSLSSHRQYGDGTLSLSSHLTLHPFALPPGTTVTCLVSHSSLETPVSLSLTVSEPEPAETSYLMMVGLLAATLLFLYFVLR